The window ATCCTAAGAACCTGGCATCCGTAAGAACAGATTGATTATGGGTTAAATAAAGGCCCATAATTCCAGGCAGCCGGTCTTTCACATCTTGACCCATGGCATCAACTCTGGTTTCAGAAAGTTCTACCATAAGCAGTTTCGCTTCAAGGCTTTCCGCAGTCACACCAAGGTGCTCCGATGCTTGCGCTTTGGTTACATCCGGCGAAAGACTATAAACACTCCAATTCAAAGCGTTTACCAAAACCGCCCGGTCTGCTTTTTTTACTGTTTTCCCTAAAACAGCTAACAATGATCTTGAAAAAGCTTGTGTTTCTGAAGGTGTCGCCGACCCTGCGGCAACAGTCTCCCAAACTTGTTCAAAAGCAATAAGACTTTTTTCTTTCGTCGGTTTTTCAATCACTTTTAATAAAATTTGAAAACCAAATACCGCAACCGCCCAGATCACGACCATCGTGCTTATGATTTTCATATTTGCTTTGGCATGGTCAGTTCTCGGTTTAAAGAAATGGACTTTATAGTCAGTATTTTCCATGTTCACTCCCGCCCCCCATTATGCGTAATAATAAAATCTCACGATCAGATGCTTTAATATACCAAGAGGCGCATGAAAAATCACGCGCCTCCGCACAAAGAGCAACCATATCATTCCTGCCAAAAAGCGTCAATTTCTTTATTCCGCACTATTTCAAAACAATGATTTCGATATCCAATTCCTAATTCCAATTTCACCTAATCACTTCAACAAACTTTATTTACAAAATGATAGTCGAAGCATCCTGTCAAGGATGCCGCTAAAACCTCAAATCATTCTTCACGCAAAGTTCGCAAAAAAAAATGCAGGGCGGTGTTAGGTTATCAGGTGCATGATTCTCAAATATATGCTGAATACCTTACTACCTAACACCGTCCCACATTTCTCGTCACGCCCGGGTGTTTTTGTAATGTAGGGAACGGTTTCAAACCGTTCCCTACAGACCCGTCCCCATATCAAATAAGTGTGTTATCTGAATATTCTAACTCAGGTAGCGAATCACTGCTTAATTCCTTATTTCAAATACGTCCCCTATCACGCCCCCTATCACACGCCTTCGCCCACGTCTCCCGCCCCGCTTAGTGATCGCAACGTATTGGCATTTCCCAATCCGGGCAACAAGCATATTTATTTTCAACTTCAAACTTCGGCCGGCTCTGAAATTGAAATTAATTTCTATAATTTTACCGGTGAGCGGATAGCGATATTAAGACAGCGTTTGGATCAAACCCGGATACTTCCCTGGAATTGTGAGAATATCGCACCGGGAGTTTATATGGCTGTGATTAAGCTAGATGGCCGGATATGGGAGAAGCTTAAAATCAGCATCGTCAGATAAAGGAACTTGGGAGATCGTACGCGTCTCTTTAATATTTTTTAGAAATAAAAAACCCCGCACCTTTCGGTGCAGGGTTTTTTATTTCTGGCGAGGCCGAGTAGACGAGTTTCGCACCTGGGGCCGGACCTGTCCGGCGAATGCCGCATGAAATTGGCGGCTTAGTGTTGTCCCTGCCAAATCTAATGTGTCAGGTAAATACTGTCTCTGTACATTTAATGTACAATTGCAAGCTTAAGTACTTCGAATTTTTTCCCATTTTTATTTATTTTCGCGATATAAAAGCCCGGGGCCAACTCTTGACTATCCAAGATAATTACCTGTCCGTGCCCTGCTAATAACTCCTCAGTTACAGTAATAGTTTTTTCTCCGGACATATTGTAAATCACAATCTCTATACTAGCAGCATTATCCAGATGCATCAAAAATTTAACTTCATCGCTAGCAGGATTGGGATAAGCTAATACTTTTTTCCCGTTCAAATCCAACCCAGCCAAAGCATTGATAGGAGTTGTGGTTAAAGTTATAGTCATTGAGGCCTCAATTATAGTAACTGTAGGACTTGCGGTTGGTGTATTTGTAATGGTTGCTGTAGGTGTAGCTGTCAAAGTAGGCGTATATGTTTGAGTTGCAGTATTAGTATTAGTATTAGTAACTGTGGGTGCAACATTGGTAACTATCTGGGTATTTGAAAAAACTGATGTATTATTCGTTCCGCCTTTTGCAGTTGCGATTACAGTTTCACCATCTAAACAACTAGTACCTGGATTAAAATTCCAGAAACCTGAACCATCAGCAGTCGTAGAACCCACAAAACGCAGAGTATCACTACCATCTGTAGTTACAAATACTTCAATATAATCATTAGCACCTGAGATGCCGCTGACCACAATGTTTTCTGCAGCATAATTGATCACAGGTGCAGTACCGGGTGCACTACTGCTATCTACAATCATATTCGTGCAAGCTACCATGGTATTTCCATTACTCTCATTATTCGTAGAAATTACTACTGACCCATCTCTAAACCAAATAGCACTGCCAGTAGCACTCGAAAACAAATTGCCATTACCATTAGTTAATCCAATATAATTATTCGCTCCACCATATATATCAATTGCATAAGCCAGCGCTGTGGTACTACCATCCGGCAAAATACCAAAACGATTGTTAACCAAGGTATTGTATTGAGCTAAATTGGAAGCATTGATAGCGCTTTGGCGCATAAGTATCCCCTTACCAAAACTATTACCTTCGATCCAGATTCCATCACTACCACCTACAAAAATTGACCAATTTCCATTGGAAATCACTGCATCTCCAGTAGCATTGATTGAAAAATAATTGCCTACAAACCGATTGTTATCTCCAACATTTGTAGTAGCAATGTAAATACCATTACTAGAATTACCTGCTATTATATTTCCAGCACCAGCTACTAACCCACCAACCAATAAATCACTAACCGTTGCATTAATATGTATGCCCGTTGCTTGTACTCCTAAACCAGCGCTCCCATCAATGTTGGTTCCAATATAATTCCCGCAAATAGAATTCGAATCAGACTGTCCCCATAAATAAATCCCAGCATTAATATTACAAGAAATTACATTTCGTTGCGCTGCAATCAATCCGCCAATAATATTATTTGGACTGGAACGAAAATATATACCGTTTGAATTACTTTGATCTGTTGCGCTATTATAATCCGTGCCGATCAAACAACCCGTAATAGTTATTCCAGATATTCCAGTAAAATTTGTCTGAATTGCATTCTCACTATTAATCAGCACTAAATCATTAATAATTGAATTACTACTACCAGTATCAAAATATAATAATGTTACTCCTGAAGAAGTTCCGGTTGACTGAATTGTGGTTCCGTAACCTTCTATAATCACTTGATCAGATATAGATAAATCAGCAGTCAATGTGATTGGACCAGATACATTAAAATCAATTGTATCAGTTACACTTGTGCTGAGATCCGAAAAACCTATAGCTTCGCGCAAGGAACCTGTTCCATCATTTGCTGTACTAGTAACTGTGTAAGTGAGAGCAGAAACTTCAGAGACAATTAAAATCAATACAAAAATTGATACTACAAATCGAAATACTTTTTTCATTTATTCACTCCTTAATTTTGCTAATTAATATCCATAGGTTAACACCATTTAAATTAAATTACGATTAAAAACATTTCGACCCCTGTTATAATCGGACAAAACTAAATAGTAGAAATCTGCTATGCTAAGAGCCTCAAAATCAGGAGACAAAACAGTGAGCAAAGGCAAAAAATGGACATCGGAAGAAAAAATGGCAGCAGTTATGGAAGGGCTAAAAGGTCGGCCAGCTCGTGCTAGGGTCGAGTAGCCCAGAGGCATCTCACTTCCAGGCTCTCACAGAACCGTACTTAAATCTCTCAATTCATACGGCTCTTACTGTTCGGCCATTATGATTAACATAATGACTTGCTTCATGACTAAAGTTCCTCCGGTTTTTCAACAGTTGACAATAGTCACCAAGCTGAACAGTTCGGTCCCGCAGCGAAACTTCCATTACAGAAGCTTCTTCACTACTACGAACCGATCGCCCCTATATCATGCCTTGGTACTCACAACCTAACACCGTGCTACGATGCTTGGATGGCTCCCTTTACATCATGATATAGGTTCCCACGTTCTCCGTAAAAGCCCGAACAGAGCTCATGCCACCTCTATGCCGGATGCCGCACAGCCAGTAAACACGTTTCCGCTATGCTTGTCCCAAGATTCCAGCAACACCTTGGTTTTGACATCATCATTTTGACTTTCGACACTTTATCAGTGGTTCACTTTCGTTCATCTTCTCTGTTCATACCTCACCTTGACGCTCACCACCATGTCTTTTGAACACAGCAGCTCAAGGCGGTTTGGCACCTGCTCGTGCAAGCCGATGCCGAAGGACCGACCCCTTCATCTCTTACGAAACTTCGTGGCACACTGCCGGAGTTCAAATGTTCAAATAACACTCCACTATTCCTACCATTTCAAAACGCTAATTTCCAGATAATAAAATCCGTTCAATCTTCGGATGCTCAAATACCAGCACCAAGCAACGCTTCCCGATTGGAGGTCGCAATTTGCGATCTCCAATTTTCTGTTTCTTGCTTGGGTAACCAGAACATAAAATCTCCAGCCAGCTCAATTTAAATTGACTCGATAATTCACGAAAATCGAACAATAGAGCAGTTGAGCAGCAGACCGCCCTAAACCACGTAGGGTTTAGGGCTTCAGAAATAAAAACCCCAGTCCTTATTGGACTGGGGTTTTTATTTCTGGCGGGGCCGAGTAGACGAGTTTCACAACTGGTGCCAAGAAAAACCGGCTGCTCAAATTAGCTTTTACATATAGTGATCGTCCATTATTATAGACTGAATTAATTATTTTTATTTTATTTCATTGAAATAAAACCTACACAAACCTAAAAAACCGATTTTCTCTCTAAGACTGCATTATCGCCTCTCATGACGTTCGTTATCTTGCGGAGTAAGCGTAATGGTTTTATCATAATCCGATAATAACTTCGAAATACCAATAGCTTGGATTTCTTCATTGGCAGCACCATCAAGATTTAATTGAAGCTGACAGTTATCACATTTGCGATCACAAAATACCGGTTCATAAGAATCCGGCTCTTTATAGGTTGTAATAACACCTTCAAAATTACGAAGAATAACTTTGTTCGTAGACCAACTGATCAGATATTGAGGCATAACAGGTATTTTCCCTCCACCTCCAGGAGCATCGATAACGTAAGTAGGCACTGCAAAACCGCTGGTATGACCAATAAGATTTTCCATTATTTCCATACCCTTGCCAACCGGTGTACGGAAATGATTTAATCCTTCGGCCAAATCACACTGATATAGATAATAAGGACGCACACGATTCTGTACGAGTTTATGCACTAACCGCTTCATTATCCTTGGACAATCATTAACACCAGCTAAAAGTACTGATTGATTACCTAGTGGTATTCCGCTATCAGCCAATTTGGCCAATACTTCTTTAGAAGAATTGGTGATTTCTCTTGGATGATTAAAGTGCGTGTTTATCCAAAGCGGATGATGTTTTTTCAATATATTTACTAATTCATCGGTAATACGATAAGGCAAAACGACCGGCATACGTGTCCCTATCCGAATAACTTCTACATGGTCAATAGAACGCAATTCTGTCAAAATCCAATCGAGGTAATCATCACTTAACATCAACGGATCACCACCGGAAAGCAATACATCACGCACTTGTGGTGTTCGGCGAATATAATCCAATCCTGCTTGAATGGTTTTACGATCAGGGATAAAATCAACATCCCCGACCTTTCTCTTTCTGGTGCAATGTCGGCAATACATCGAACACATATTGCTGATCAGAAAAAGAACACGATCAGGGTAACGATGCGTGATACCCGGCGCAGGTGAATCTTTGTCTTCAGCCAAAGGATCATTCATGTCATACTGAACCTTTTCCAGTTCGTGAATAGAAGGAAAAGATTGCAAAAAAACAGGATCATTCTCAAGATCTGCTTTATCAATCAGCGATAAATAATAAGGTGTAATCGAAAGCGGAAATTTTTCCAGTGTTTCTTCCAAATCTTTTCTTTTTTCAGTGGTAAATCGAACATCCAGTAGCTTTTCAAACAAAGCAACCGAAGTAATGCGATGCTTTAATTGCCAACGCCAATCATTCCACTGATCAGTGGTATTCGTTTGATCAATCTTATTGGCAATCGTTTCCTGATGATTTGATAAATCTTTATTCGTCATATTTCATCCTTCATACTATAGTTTTATTCCAGATATTCATTGATTCCCAACCGGTTGGCATGCGGCAATTATTCACCAAGCGCCCGCCATAGCCATAACCCAATTTTGCAAAAGCAGCATTGATGCCAACAATAGGCGCACGACAAAGTGTATAGTAATCAACAATTCCAAATACGTCCTTCAAAACCCGTTCAAGTTCTCCAAGCAAAACCAGCATCAAACCATGTCCACGATAGTCCGGATCGGTTGCACAATCTGTTAATTCAGCTGTTTTTCGTCCATGATCGATTTCAGCTGAAGCACAAGCGATCATTTCATTTTTTTCGTTTTCAACAAACAAAAATAACGAATCCTTATTTTGAATATTTTGAGCAATCGTTGCCGGTTCCAAAGAAGATGGATAATCAGAAAATATTTTTTTGAGTAAGCCGCTCAATCCGGCGGCATCTTCTGTTTTGGCTATTTGCACATCAAAATCATTTTGTATCCGAGCCGGATCAATCACCGGTTTTGATTGAACAGATGTGACGATCTTATTTTGTTCACCTGCACGATCATCTTGCCCCCGATGGTCAGACAAAAAAAAAGACCAAATTACCGAGTCAAGATGACTCTTAAAAAAACCATTAATCTTCCCTTCTTTGACAAAACCTATTTCTTGCCAAGCTTGATCATCCCCCTGCGTGGTGTACACAATAATCTTTGAAAATACCAGATCAGCATTTGCAGAAGATACAGGCGGAGAACATTGAGCTTGTATATCAGCAATCGTCACACCATATAACTTCACACGCTCATTACGGGGATCAAAAACAGACTCAAAATCTTTTTGTCCAAACCGAATAGACATTGAAATCGTCTTTTTGCTATTGATTGCTTTTGGTGTACCAAATGCCTCGTGTAAATAATGTTGAAGTTCAAGCATAATTCTATTCCTTTTACATCAATGCTTTTTTCACAGCATCTTGCGAAACTTTGTTCGTACTGAGTACATCTTCAACCGATTGATCAATCCGGTTGTGTTAAATTTTTGGGTGTGAATTCATCTTAGAGCGCACACTGGTTATGGAGCTACAAACTCATAACCCAAACGACGTGTACGCCATGAAAAGTGTATCACAAATAATCCAAAAACAAACTCACCAACAGCTCAGAAACCGCACCCGTGAAAGTATCCAACCCGGAACGATCCAGGCTGTCTTTGCCCAAGAAATCAATTCCATTATCGGAGATGCTCTCAATGCCCAATTGGTTGCTGAGCGGGATGCCGCCCTGGGCTGCGCTGCTTACGAACGCAAATCCGGGGCATCCCGCAACGGCTTCAAGTCAATCAAAGAAAACCGGGGAGGTGTGGAGTTCCTCACGCCCACAATGCCTTAAAAAGCTCAAAAACACGAACAATAGAGCAGTTGAGCAGTAGACCGCCCTAAACCACGTAGGGTTTAGGGCTTCAGAAATAAAAAACCCCACACCGAAAGGTGCGGGGGTTTTTATTTCTGGCGGGGTTGACGAGGCTCGAACTCGCGACCTCCTGCGTGACAGGCAGGCGCTCTAACCAACTGAGCTACAACCCCGCGAACACAGTGAGCAGCTCTGCTGTTCTGCTGATCCGCTGTTCAATGTTTAACTTCTCCAGATTCGAGTTTTCCCTACTTTCAAATTTTTACTCTCAATTGCTCTGCTTTTTCATCCCCAGGACGAAAAAACTGGTGGGCGAAACAGGACTCGAACCTGTGACCCCCTGCTTGTAAGGCAGGTGCTCTAACCAACTGAGCTATTCGCCCAAAATTTTGCTTCACAAAATTTAGAGCAATTGAGCAACCAAAGGTTCAATTGCGGTCTATTGTTCAACTGCTCAATTTTCATGTAATATTATCCTGCCCAACAACTAAGGAAAAACAATAATACTAAAATTTCTTAACAAGTCAAGATTTTTTTCTTAAAAGTCACTGCCCTGTTATCCAGAGACTTTTTACCCTTTTTTCTTTTTTTTCAAAGGTTTTTTTACTTTTCGCAGGTCCAGCAAAACTGCAATTTCATTACAATTGGGGAAATGCGGGCACTTGATGCAGTCGCTCCAAACCTTGTGCGGCAATATTTCCCGTTTGATCCGCTTAAATTTAAGCTTTTTAAAAAAAACCGGAACATAGGTCAGAGCAAAAAACTGCTGTATCTTCAATTCCCGTCCCTCTGCCAAACAGGCCTCCACCAATTTCCGTCCCAGCCCTTTTCCCTGATACGCAGGTTTGACTGCCAGTGATTTAATCTCCGCCAGGTCGTCCCAGCTGATATGTAACCCGCAGACTCCGACCAGCGTATTGCGGGCAATCACAACAAAATAGTCCCGGATGTTTTCATAAATCTCCGACAAGGACCTTCCCAGCATTTCACCTTTTTTCGCCCGGCTGTTTATCAGCTGATGGATGGCAATGGCATCTTCCAAGGTTGCTTTGCGGATCATCATTTCCCTGCCACACTTTCCGTGCCCTTTTGCAAAGCAACCAAATTAACCTGCAGGCGTTCCTGTTTGTTGGCAAACCGGTGCTGAAGTATTTCCCGGATCGGTTCCATATGTACACCGGGGACGATGGCAAGAAAAGCGCCCAGCATAACCAAATTCAAGGGCCCGTTCTCCGGATAAATCTTATTGGCAATACTTGATGCAGGAATCGAGATTACTTCCGAACTTTCATTTTCTGCCGGTTGCGAGGCCAGATCTGAGTTAACCAATATTTTTCCGTTTTCCCTGATAAGTGCACCATAGGTGTTGCGCGCCCGCTGATCAAATGCAATCAAAATATCCGGATGCTTAAAAATAGGTGTGTAGACTTCTTTATTTGCGACCACCACGTAACAAAATGAGGGACCGCCCCGCCGTTCGGCGCCATAGGTAGGCACATACGTTGCCACCAGGTTTTGCTGCACTGCCGCCCGGGCCAGCAGCTGCCCGTCAAATTGAATGCCCTGCCCGCCTGAGCCGGCAATAATGATCCGGTTAAACATGACTCGACGCCGCCTCCCGGAATTGTTCATCCTTGAAAACACCCACGGGAAACACCTGCATAATTTCGGTTTCCATATAG is drawn from bacterium and contains these coding sequences:
- a CDS encoding T9SS type A sorting domain-containing protein; translation: MAFPNPGNKHIYFQLQTSAGSEIEINFYNFTGERIAILRQRLDQTRILPWNCENIAPGVYMAVIKLDGRIWEKLKISIVR
- the ablA gene encoding lysine 2,3-aminomutase, translating into MTNKDLSNHQETIANKIDQTNTTDQWNDWRWQLKHRITSVALFEKLLDVRFTTEKRKDLEETLEKFPLSITPYYLSLIDKADLENDPVFLQSFPSIHELEKVQYDMNDPLAEDKDSPAPGITHRYPDRVLFLISNMCSMYCRHCTRKRKVGDVDFIPDRKTIQAGLDYIRRTPQVRDVLLSGGDPLMLSDDYLDWILTELRSIDHVEVIRIGTRMPVVLPYRITDELVNILKKHHPLWINTHFNHPREITNSSKEVLAKLADSGIPLGNQSVLLAGVNDCPRIMKRLVHKLVQNRVRPYYLYQCDLAEGLNHFRTPVGKGMEIMENLIGHTSGFAVPTYVIDAPGGGGKIPVMPQYLISWSTNKVILRNFEGVITTYKEPDSYEPVFCDRKCDNCQLQLNLDGAANEEIQAIGISKLLSDYDKTITLTPQDNERHERR
- the ablB gene encoding putative beta-lysine N-acetyltransferase, producing MLELQHYLHEAFGTPKAINSKKTISMSIRFGQKDFESVFDPRNERVKLYGVTIADIQAQCSPPVSSANADLVFSKIIVYTTQGDDQAWQEIGFVKEGKINGFFKSHLDSVIWSFFLSDHRGQDDRAGEQNKIVTSVQSKPVIDPARIQNDFDVQIAKTEDAAGLSGLLKKIFSDYPSSLEPATIAQNIQNKDSLFLFVENEKNEMIACASAEIDHGRKTAELTDCATDPDYRGHGLMLVLLGELERVLKDVFGIVDYYTLCRAPIVGINAAFAKLGYGYGGRLVNNCRMPTGWESMNIWNKTIV
- a CDS encoding N-acetyltransferase, with product MMIRKATLEDAIAIHQLINSRAKKGEMLGRSLSEIYENIRDYFVVIARNTLVGVCGLHISWDDLAEIKSLAVKPAYQGKGLGRKLVEACLAEGRELKIQQFFALTYVPVFFKKLKFKRIKREILPHKVWSDCIKCPHFPNCNEIAVLLDLRKVKKPLKKKKKG
- a CDS encoding T9SS type A sorting domain-containing protein; amino-acid sequence: MKKVFRFVVSIFVLILIVSEVSALTYTVTSTANDGTGSLREAIGFSDLSTSVTDTIDFNVSGPITLTADLSISDQVIIEGYGTTIQSTGTSSGVTLLYFDTGSSNSIINDLVLINSENAIQTNFTGISGITITGCLIGTDYNSATDQSNSNGIYFRSSPNNIIGGLIAAQRNVISCNINAGIYLWGQSDSNSICGNYIGTNIDGSAGLGVQATGIHINATVSDLLVGGLVAGAGNIIAGNSSNGIYIATTNVGDNNRFVGNYFSINATGDAVISNGNWSIFVGGSDGIWIEGNSFGKGILMRQSAINASNLAQYNTLVNNRFGILPDGSTTALAYAIDIYGGANNYIGLTNGNGNLFSSATGSAIWFRDGSVVISTNNESNGNTMVACTNMIVDSSSAPGTAPVINYAAENIVVSGISGANDYIEVFVTTDGSDTLRFVGSTTADGSGFWNFNPGTSCLDGETVIATAKGGTNNTSVFSNTQIVTNVAPTVTNTNTNTATQTYTPTLTATPTATITNTPTASPTVTIIEASMTITLTTTPINALAGLDLNGKKVLAYPNPASDEVKFLMHLDNAASIEIVIYNMSGEKTITVTEELLAGHGQVIILDSQELAPGFYIAKINKNGKKFEVLKLAIVH
- a CDS encoding DUF4212 domain-containing protein, which codes for MENTDYKVHFFKPRTDHAKANMKIISTMVVIWAVAVFGFQILLKVIEKPTKEKSLIAFEQVWETVAAGSATPSETQAFSRSLLAVLGKTVKKADRAVLVNALNWSVYSLSPDVTKAQASEHLGVTAESLEAKLLMVELSETRVDAMGQDVKDRLPGIMGLYLTHNQSVLTDARFLGFPFHYWYTAEFLLILFVLMCLSYCILIDRVHKKYQIIEDV
- a CDS encoding 2-oxoacid:acceptor oxidoreductase family protein; the protein is MFNRIIIAGSGGQGIQFDGQLLARAAVQQNLVATYVPTYGAERRGGPSFCYVVVANKEVYTPIFKHPDILIAFDQRARNTYGALIRENGKILVNSDLASQPAENESSEVISIPASSIANKIYPENGPLNLVMLGAFLAIVPGVHMEPIREILQHRFANKQERLQVNLVALQKGTESVAGK